In Pyxidicoccus trucidator, a genomic segment contains:
- the fliQ gene encoding flagellar biosynthesis protein FliQ, translating to MNQLTAITQEALFLVLVVSAPPVLTSLLVGFIIALFQATTQIQEQTLTFAPKVVIVFGVLALTGPWIGSQLMRFTFHVFDRFPALIR from the coding sequence ATGAATCAGCTCACGGCCATTACCCAGGAGGCGCTGTTCCTGGTGCTCGTCGTCTCGGCACCGCCGGTCCTCACCAGCCTGCTGGTGGGGTTCATCATCGCCCTGTTCCAGGCCACCACGCAGATCCAGGAGCAGACGCTCACCTTCGCGCCCAAGGTCGTCATCGTCTTCGGCGTGCTCGCCCTGACGGGCCCGTGGATTGGAAGCCAGCTCATGCGCTTCACCTTCCACGTCTTCGACAGGTTCCCCGCCCTCATCCGATGA
- a CDS encoding flagellar biosynthetic protein FliR: protein MNVADLVNELAARTNFSAAIFTVALLMCRIMPMLIFSPFLGGEVVPTELKMGVGLTLSIVLYPVIAGSVTKIPLSALPYIALMAKEVFIGFSLAFIVNIVFEAARVAGTLADTMAGSNNAQLYVPQLGQQVSLFSNLKVQLAVVLFLTLDGHHLVIQALAESLASVPLDGFPRFSKGAWPFFDLLIRIFSDMLRISLALAAPAMLATFLTDVALGAINRVAPQIQVFFISMAIKPLVGVLLAFLVISALLNRMQDELRDMLVVLNQALRLLS from the coding sequence ATGAACGTCGCGGATCTCGTCAACGAGCTGGCCGCTCGGACCAACTTCTCCGCTGCCATCTTCACGGTGGCGCTGTTGATGTGTCGCATCATGCCGATGCTCATCTTCAGCCCCTTCCTGGGCGGTGAAGTCGTTCCCACCGAGCTGAAGATGGGCGTCGGGCTGACGCTCTCCATCGTGCTCTACCCGGTCATCGCCGGCTCGGTGACGAAGATTCCGCTCAGCGCGCTGCCGTACATCGCGCTCATGGCCAAGGAGGTCTTCATCGGCTTCTCGCTGGCCTTCATCGTCAACATCGTCTTCGAGGCGGCACGCGTGGCCGGCACCCTGGCGGACACCATGGCCGGCAGCAACAACGCCCAGCTCTACGTGCCCCAGCTGGGGCAGCAGGTGTCCCTCTTCTCCAACCTGAAGGTCCAACTGGCGGTGGTGCTGTTCCTCACGCTGGACGGGCACCACCTGGTCATCCAGGCCCTGGCCGAAAGCCTGGCCTCCGTCCCGCTGGACGGCTTCCCCCGCTTCAGCAAGGGCGCGTGGCCCTTCTTCGACCTGCTCATCCGCATCTTCTCGGACATGCTGCGCATCAGCCTCGCGCTGGCCGCGCCCGCCATGCTGGCCACCTTCCTCACCGACGTGGCCCTGGGCGCCATCAACCGCGTGGCACCGCAAATCCAGGTGTTCTTCATCTCCATGGCCATCAAGCCCCTGGTGGGCGTGCTCCTCGCCTTCCTCGTCATCAGCGCGCTGCTCAACCGCATGCAGGACGAGCTCCGGGACATGCTGGTGGTGCTCAACCAGGCCCTGCGGCTGCTGTCCTGA
- the sctU gene encoding type III secretion system export apparatus subunit SctU: MSDESGEKTEEPSQKKLDDSRKKGQVWKSKDLSGMGVLLVGLGAVKGTWDMLEHEISTLFLFTFDHVAHPQNLDVVTGQALYIALRTMVLVSLPVLAGGAVIGGLLEYVQVGSLFTMDPLMPKLEKLNPLAGLKNMFSKKALVDLLKNLIKITVTAHVVYGVVRDAMPLVVETVRQDTRGIMIIMGELVTRVAARVALLFVIFAIFDVWWQRKSFMKDMMMTKEETKKEYKESEGDPHHKAKRKELHHEIMEGAQMEAVREADVIVTNPDHVAVALKYDREKDGAPRVLARGVDHKAERIKAIAREGEVPTLRNVPLAHALLRVEVGHEVPEELFDAVAEVLNFVYGLKSGPETSPAPGARGARA, translated from the coding sequence ATGTCGGACGAGAGCGGAGAAAAAACAGAAGAGCCATCGCAGAAGAAGCTCGATGACTCTCGCAAGAAGGGCCAGGTCTGGAAGAGCAAGGACCTGAGCGGCATGGGCGTGCTGCTCGTGGGGCTTGGCGCCGTCAAGGGCACCTGGGACATGCTGGAGCACGAAATCTCCACGCTGTTCCTGTTCACCTTCGACCATGTGGCGCATCCGCAGAACCTGGACGTCGTCACCGGGCAGGCCCTCTACATCGCGCTGCGCACCATGGTCCTGGTGTCGCTGCCGGTGCTGGCCGGGGGCGCGGTGATTGGCGGCCTGCTGGAGTACGTCCAGGTGGGTTCGCTCTTCACCATGGACCCGCTGATGCCCAAGCTGGAGAAGCTCAACCCGCTTGCCGGCTTGAAGAACATGTTCTCCAAGAAGGCGCTGGTCGACCTTCTCAAGAACCTCATCAAGATTACCGTCACCGCCCACGTCGTCTACGGCGTGGTGCGCGATGCCATGCCCCTCGTCGTCGAGACGGTGCGCCAGGACACGCGCGGCATCATGATCATCATGGGCGAGCTGGTGACGCGTGTGGCCGCCCGCGTCGCGCTCCTCTTCGTCATCTTCGCCATCTTCGACGTGTGGTGGCAGCGCAAGTCCTTCATGAAGGACATGATGATGACGAAGGAGGAGACCAAGAAGGAATACAAGGAGAGCGAGGGCGACCCCCACCACAAGGCCAAGCGCAAGGAGCTGCACCACGAAATCATGGAGGGGGCGCAGATGGAGGCCGTGCGCGAGGCGGACGTCATCGTCACCAACCCGGACCACGTGGCCGTCGCGCTGAAGTACGACCGCGAGAAGGACGGCGCGCCCCGCGTGCTCGCCCGCGGCGTCGACCACAAGGCCGAGCGCATCAAGGCCATTGCCCGCGAGGGCGAGGTGCCCACCCTGCGCAACGTCCCCCTGGCCCATGCCCTGCTCCGGGTGGAGGTGGGCCACGAGGTGCCGGAGGAGCTGTTCGACGCCGTCGCCGAGGTCCTCAACTTCGTCTACGGGCTGAAGTCCGGCCCGGAGACCTCCCCGGCCCCGGGTGCCCGGGGTGCCCGCGCCTGA
- a CDS encoding EscU/YscU/HrcU family type III secretion system export apparatus switch protein gives MSGDDEAEIAIALKYDREKDGAPRVVAKGMRLKAEKIRAIAKEHGIPFMKNVNLANALFRVEVGQEVPEELYDAVAEVLNFIYELQRDQAAANGKR, from the coding sequence ATGAGTGGTGACGACGAGGCGGAAATCGCCATCGCGCTGAAGTACGACAGGGAGAAGGACGGCGCCCCGCGCGTGGTGGCCAAGGGGATGCGGCTCAAGGCGGAGAAGATTCGCGCCATCGCCAAGGAGCACGGCATCCCCTTCATGAAGAACGTCAACCTGGCCAACGCCCTGTTCCGCGTCGAGGTGGGACAGGAGGTTCCAGAGGAGCTGTACGACGCGGTGGCCGAGGTCCTCAACTTCATCTACGAACTGCAGCGCGACCAGGCAGCCGCCAACGGGAAGCGCTAG
- a CDS encoding SycD/LcrH family type III secretion system chaperone: MAVLDPEDPKDEAKLAATLQRWADGKATLRDVRGYSDDELYAIAKTAYFFYYQGRLSEARTLFQGLYAVNPTDAYFAKALGVVEMAAGNGQGALAAFDVAAKLAPQDPSVYVGRAEVKLALGQKPQAIEDLRRAAAMTPENDPVVRKAGAMLTALSRR; the protein is encoded by the coding sequence ATGGCCGTGCTGGACCCGGAAGACCCGAAGGACGAGGCGAAGCTCGCCGCCACGCTGCAGCGCTGGGCGGACGGAAAGGCCACGCTGCGCGACGTGCGCGGCTACTCGGATGACGAGCTGTACGCCATCGCCAAGACGGCCTACTTCTTCTACTACCAGGGGCGGCTCAGCGAGGCGCGCACGCTCTTCCAGGGCCTGTACGCCGTCAACCCCACCGACGCGTACTTCGCCAAGGCCCTGGGCGTGGTGGAGATGGCCGCCGGAAACGGGCAGGGCGCCCTCGCCGCCTTCGACGTCGCCGCCAAGCTGGCCCCGCAGGATCCGTCCGTCTACGTCGGCCGCGCCGAGGTGAAGCTGGCCCTCGGCCAGAAGCCCCAGGCCATTGAGGACCTGCGCCGCGCCGCCGCCATGACGCCCGAGAATGACCCCGTGGTGCGCAAGGCCGGCGCCATGCTGACGGCCCTGAGCCGCCGCTGA
- a CDS encoding tetratricopeptide repeat protein: MTTQAKAPVSNEDGKPLSGPEMLERATDGFNLFQDGHFQESLAVFEQLSAMDPAEAYFQTALGACYLALEDLDRAEAFFNRAIELDPTDITPFVNRGEVHLRQGKVMEAAHDFNHAVSLDPEGKDPLSARARMLAAAALESAEEAQGLSEPGSPESGTSGR; the protein is encoded by the coding sequence ATGACGACCCAAGCCAAGGCGCCGGTCTCCAACGAAGATGGGAAGCCGCTGTCAGGCCCGGAGATGCTCGAGCGGGCCACGGACGGCTTCAACCTGTTCCAGGATGGCCACTTCCAGGAGTCGCTGGCCGTCTTCGAGCAGCTGTCGGCCATGGATCCGGCCGAGGCCTACTTCCAGACGGCGCTCGGCGCCTGCTACCTGGCGCTCGAGGACCTCGACCGCGCCGAGGCCTTCTTCAACCGCGCCATCGAGCTGGACCCGACGGACATCACCCCCTTCGTCAACCGGGGCGAGGTCCACCTGCGCCAGGGCAAGGTGATGGAGGCGGCGCATGACTTCAATCATGCCGTGAGCCTGGACCCGGAGGGGAAGGACCCCCTGAGCGCCCGGGCCCGGATGCTGGCCGCCGCCGCGCTGGAGAGCGCCGAAGAGGCGCAGGGGCTCTCCGAGCCCGGTTCGCCCGAGTCCGGCACCAGCGGACGCTGA
- the sctV gene encoding type III secretion system export apparatus subunit SctV: MAALNPNSFLAKYSDIVLALVVVCIVGMMIVPLPTLLLDVLLTLNISISVVLLLVSLYVPAALHLTVFPTLLLITTMFRLSLTISTTRLILLTGDPGEVVIAFGNFVVQGNFVVGAILFVILVIVNFIVISKGSERVAEVAARFTLDAMPGKQMSIDADLRAGSIDQDQGKKKRRDLERESQLFGAMDGAMKFVKGDAIASIIITVVNIVGGLIIGVTQKGMSAGDAAQKYTLLTIGDGLVSMIPAILISTCAGIIVTRVGGEEEGAHLGIDMGQQLTAYPKAIAIAAGMLIVLGLVPGLPKIPFFLLGAGAGFGAWTMLKKAKESELVEEAGPALETDNGTPMASEPAPKEPMNPDSELFIPVVTPIVLEVSDALVPYVDSRQDNGKFLFELIPFMRDGLFVELGVRFPGVRARGNASLPPGAYQVQINEVPVVTGQATLGHILVNDTVDRLKLMNIQGFEAINPATRQPAAWVPEQHRDTLEAAGLTTWDVPGYIILHMAAVLRRNAREFVGVQETQTMLEQLEKAFPAIVKEVVPKVVNVLKLTDILQRLVEEEISIRDLRGILQALAEYGQVEADNVMLTEHVRAAQRRYISHKYARGTGTLVVYLLDPNIEEAIRGSVKRTSAGAHLALEPELAQEIVQAVRSECGHLPPSAQRPVILTAMDIRRYVRKLLEYEFNPSFSVLSYQELSPELNIQPVARISTR; encoded by the coding sequence ATGGCCGCCCTCAATCCGAACAGCTTCCTCGCTAAGTACTCCGACATCGTCCTGGCGTTGGTGGTCGTGTGCATCGTCGGGATGATGATCGTCCCGCTGCCCACGCTGCTGCTGGACGTCTTGCTGACGCTGAACATCAGCATCTCGGTGGTGTTGTTGCTGGTGTCGCTCTACGTGCCAGCGGCACTGCACCTCACGGTGTTCCCGACACTGTTGCTCATCACCACGATGTTCCGGCTGTCGCTGACCATCTCCACCACGCGGCTCATCCTGCTGACGGGTGACCCGGGAGAAGTGGTCATCGCCTTCGGCAACTTCGTGGTGCAGGGCAACTTCGTCGTCGGCGCCATCCTCTTCGTCATCCTCGTCATCGTGAACTTCATCGTCATCTCCAAGGGCTCGGAGCGCGTCGCCGAAGTGGCCGCGCGCTTCACCCTGGACGCGATGCCGGGCAAGCAGATGTCCATCGACGCGGACCTCCGCGCGGGCTCCATCGACCAGGACCAGGGCAAGAAGAAGCGCCGGGACCTCGAGCGGGAGAGCCAGCTGTTCGGCGCCATGGACGGCGCCATGAAGTTCGTGAAGGGCGACGCCATCGCCAGCATCATCATCACCGTCGTCAACATCGTCGGTGGCCTCATCATCGGCGTCACGCAGAAGGGCATGTCGGCGGGCGACGCGGCGCAGAAGTACACGCTGCTCACCATCGGTGACGGCCTGGTGAGCATGATTCCCGCCATCCTCATCTCCACCTGCGCCGGCATCATCGTGACGCGCGTCGGCGGCGAGGAGGAGGGGGCCCACCTCGGCATCGACATGGGCCAGCAGCTCACCGCGTACCCGAAGGCCATCGCCATCGCCGCGGGCATGCTCATCGTCCTCGGCCTCGTCCCCGGTCTGCCCAAGATTCCGTTCTTCCTCCTGGGTGCCGGCGCCGGCTTCGGCGCCTGGACGATGCTCAAGAAGGCGAAGGAGTCGGAGCTGGTGGAGGAGGCGGGCCCGGCCCTGGAGACGGACAACGGCACGCCCATGGCGTCCGAGCCGGCTCCCAAGGAGCCGATGAACCCGGACTCCGAGCTGTTCATCCCCGTCGTCACGCCGATTGTCCTCGAGGTCTCCGACGCGCTGGTGCCCTACGTCGACTCGCGCCAGGACAACGGGAAGTTCCTCTTCGAGCTCATCCCCTTCATGCGCGACGGCCTCTTCGTCGAGCTGGGCGTGCGCTTCCCGGGCGTGCGCGCGCGCGGCAACGCGTCCCTGCCGCCCGGCGCCTACCAGGTGCAGATCAACGAGGTGCCCGTCGTCACCGGCCAGGCCACGTTGGGGCACATCCTCGTCAACGACACGGTGGACCGCCTCAAGCTGATGAACATCCAGGGCTTCGAGGCCATCAACCCCGCCACCCGCCAGCCGGCCGCGTGGGTGCCCGAGCAGCACCGCGACACGCTGGAGGCCGCCGGCCTCACCACCTGGGACGTGCCCGGCTACATCATCCTGCACATGGCCGCCGTGCTGCGGCGCAATGCCCGCGAGTTCGTCGGCGTGCAGGAGACGCAGACGATGCTGGAGCAGTTGGAGAAGGCCTTCCCCGCCATCGTCAAGGAGGTGGTGCCCAAGGTCGTCAACGTCCTCAAGCTGACGGACATCCTGCAGCGCCTCGTGGAGGAGGAGATCTCCATCCGCGACTTGCGCGGCATCCTCCAGGCCCTGGCCGAGTACGGGCAGGTGGAGGCGGACAACGTCATGCTCACCGAGCACGTGCGCGCCGCCCAGCGCCGCTACATCTCCCACAAGTACGCGCGCGGCACCGGCACCCTGGTGGTGTACCTGTTGGACCCCAACATCGAGGAGGCCATCCGCGGCTCCGTCAAGCGGACCTCGGCGGGTGCCCACCTCGCGCTGGAGCCGGAGCTGGCCCAGGAAATCGTCCAGGCCGTGCGCTCCGAGTGCGGCCACCTGCCGCCCAGCGCCCAGCGGCCCGTGATCCTCACGGCCATGGACATCCGCCGCTACGTCCGGAAGCTGCTGGAGTACGAGTTCAACCCCTCGTTCTCCGTCCTCAGCTACCAGGAGCTGTCCCCCGAGCTGAACATCCAGCCCGTGGCCCGCATCTCCACCCGGTAG
- a CDS encoding DUF1521 domain-containing protein, whose protein sequence is MTTINQAASTTRTATTSNTSGPSQADLAKNLKLIESTVDHCIAEIESAVKMLKSLDTTSSSSFCGTPSRPGDSQGIAAGGNGCFPSEFPGKYEDYFRPADKLKVDSNSGTITTPGGYKIEQLGQFEWKISGPDGKSTRVWGDPHVDESDGGKFDFKKNTTFALPDGTQIHVTTKPWGNSGMTVTGQLDITCGSDRVTVSDIDKGKGKITEGLKKDGYEKLVDFRNKSDDILYMGKESDDWSFNGREVIGDVNGGESFKVGDLLAAGHYSVDGTKTEQWQPGKAKPEVRDDFVDRINKAVEKLFDLTKETRAFGHNPFRGTDDLGKYDKQEHKDGINDAFSNVKQMFRALDEITKLNDMVSRRNFFV, encoded by the coding sequence ATGACCACGATCAACCAGGCTGCCAGCACCACCCGCACCGCCACCACCAGCAACACGTCCGGCCCCAGCCAGGCGGACCTCGCGAAGAACCTGAAGCTCATCGAGTCCACGGTGGACCACTGCATCGCCGAGATTGAGTCGGCGGTGAAGATGCTGAAGTCGCTGGACACGACGAGCAGCAGCTCGTTCTGCGGCACCCCGTCGCGCCCGGGCGACTCGCAGGGCATCGCCGCCGGCGGCAACGGCTGCTTCCCCAGCGAGTTCCCCGGCAAGTACGAGGACTACTTCCGCCCGGCCGACAAGCTGAAGGTGGACTCCAACTCCGGCACCATCACCACGCCGGGCGGCTACAAGATCGAGCAGCTGGGCCAGTTCGAGTGGAAGATTTCGGGTCCGGACGGCAAGAGCACCCGCGTCTGGGGTGACCCGCACGTCGACGAGAGCGACGGCGGCAAGTTCGACTTCAAGAAGAACACCACCTTCGCGCTGCCGGACGGCACGCAGATCCACGTGACGACCAAGCCCTGGGGCAACAGCGGCATGACTGTCACCGGTCAGCTGGACATCACCTGCGGCAGCGACCGCGTCACGGTGTCCGACATCGACAAGGGCAAGGGCAAGATCACCGAGGGCCTGAAGAAGGACGGCTACGAGAAGCTGGTCGACTTCCGCAACAAGAGCGACGACATCCTCTACATGGGCAAGGAGTCGGACGACTGGTCCTTCAACGGCCGCGAGGTCATCGGCGACGTCAACGGCGGCGAGTCCTTCAAGGTCGGCGACCTGCTGGCCGCCGGCCACTACTCGGTGGACGGCACCAAGACGGAGCAGTGGCAGCCCGGCAAGGCGAAGCCCGAGGTGCGTGACGACTTCGTGGACCGCATCAACAAGGCCGTCGAGAAGCTGTTCGACCTGACCAAGGAGACGCGCGCGTTCGGCCACAACCCGTTCCGCGGCACGGACGACCTGGGCAAGTACGACAAGCAGGAGCACAAGGACGGCATCAACGACGCCTTCAGCAACGTGAAGCAGATGTTCCGTGCGCTGGATGAGATCACCAAGCTGAATGATATGGTCAGCCGCCGTAACTTCTTCGTCTGA
- a CDS encoding tetratricopeptide repeat protein has translation MSKPEKPQPEINIPQDVGERLIRGEVSLGKFLGLTHEQLMSIARSGHKMLEAGKAPLALEIFQGLVAAAPQDTVFLTQLGATYMTLERMDDAFDAYSQAILLNSANVDALVGRGEIHLRRGQVPEGLKDLSRAIEFDPGLKRRSTQRARGTLLALKKQAEQAKVASAAPKK, from the coding sequence GTGAGCAAGCCCGAGAAGCCGCAGCCGGAAATCAACATCCCCCAGGACGTCGGGGAGCGGCTGATTCGAGGGGAGGTCTCCCTCGGCAAGTTCCTCGGGCTGACGCACGAGCAGCTCATGTCCATCGCCCGGTCCGGGCACAAGATGCTCGAGGCGGGCAAGGCACCGCTCGCCCTCGAAATCTTCCAGGGCCTGGTGGCCGCCGCGCCGCAGGACACCGTCTTCCTCACCCAGCTCGGCGCCACGTACATGACGCTGGAGCGGATGGACGACGCCTTCGACGCCTACAGCCAGGCCATCCTGCTCAACAGCGCCAACGTGGATGCTCTGGTGGGCCGCGGGGAAATCCACCTGCGCCGGGGCCAGGTCCCCGAGGGGCTGAAGGATTTGAGCCGGGCCATCGAGTTCGACCCGGGCCTCAAGCGCCGCTCCACCCAGCGCGCCCGCGGCACGCTGCTCGCCCTCAAGAAGCAGGCGGAGCAGGCCAAGGTGGCGTCGGCCGCGCCGAAGAAGTAG
- a CDS encoding tetratricopeptide repeat protein: MRLRRLVTALSLVSTLPLAACVNTPPPHPRAEINNELCAQEITKGDLIRADTYCDLGLEFSPQYADLWANKGLIALYAGRNDDAKKHFIKALRFNQEHLQAYQNLGGIYLQEGAYGKAHDNFRRALKVNPDNMETRYNLALTLMKMGKMEASKKELRTLLAVNPGLSDAHHTLGIISYSENEFDDAVDHLSQSVQLTPDVPEKWHDLGTALMELSRFPEAREAFSNCAQLDPKNSSCVNNLSLAQRKTALTDAAFKELKDTQQAENSAPALYMLARQYREKGLLAEEESTYRKCVKLDAKFAPCHFGLFQLFSDAHKQEHAQIACKNFLKYGTSEEFPTEYQTCERFISDATF, translated from the coding sequence ATGCGTCTCCGCCGACTCGTAACCGCGCTGTCCCTGGTGTCCACCCTGCCGCTCGCGGCCTGCGTCAACACCCCGCCGCCCCACCCCCGCGCGGAGATCAACAACGAGCTCTGCGCCCAGGAAATCACCAAGGGCGACCTGATTCGCGCCGACACCTACTGCGACCTGGGCCTGGAGTTCTCCCCCCAGTACGCGGACCTGTGGGCCAACAAGGGCCTCATCGCCCTGTATGCCGGCCGCAACGACGACGCCAAGAAGCACTTCATCAAGGCGCTCCGCTTCAACCAGGAGCACCTCCAGGCGTACCAGAACCTCGGCGGCATCTACCTGCAGGAAGGCGCCTACGGGAAGGCGCACGACAACTTCCGCCGGGCCCTCAAGGTGAACCCGGACAACATGGAGACGCGCTACAACCTCGCCCTCACCCTGATGAAGATGGGGAAGATGGAGGCGTCGAAGAAGGAGCTGCGCACCCTGCTGGCGGTGAACCCCGGCCTGTCCGACGCGCACCACACCCTGGGCATCATCTCCTACTCGGAGAACGAGTTCGACGACGCGGTGGACCACCTGTCCCAGTCGGTGCAGCTCACCCCGGACGTCCCCGAGAAGTGGCATGACCTGGGCACCGCCCTCATGGAGCTGAGCCGCTTCCCCGAGGCGCGCGAGGCCTTCTCCAACTGCGCGCAGTTGGATCCGAAGAACAGCAGCTGCGTCAACAACCTCTCGCTGGCCCAGCGCAAGACGGCCCTCACCGACGCGGCCTTCAAGGAGCTCAAGGACACCCAGCAGGCGGAGAACTCTGCCCCCGCCCTCTACATGCTGGCCCGCCAGTACCGCGAGAAGGGCCTGCTGGCCGAGGAGGAGTCCACCTACCGCAAGTGCGTGAAGCTGGACGCCAAGTTCGCCCCCTGCCACTTCGGCCTCTTCCAGCTCTTCTCCGACGCCCACAAGCAGGAGCACGCGCAGATAGCCTGCAAGAACTTCCTGAAGTATGGGACGTCCGAGGAATTCCCTACCGAGTACCAGACGTGCGAGAGATTCATCAGCGACGCCACCTTCTGA
- a CDS encoding outer membrane beta-barrel protein, giving the protein MRTLLCTLGFALALLGAAPAHAQFANRSLGLSLGYMDFNNTNGLDNAFFLGIDASLYIESGFEVVSLSKIAFPKDTTDGEDKRVIGLAPSLGLRYLFSEESIRPYVGTDISYLLVFKESVSNFVGIGPNVGIDFFVSDSVSVGLRGQYNFYLALNEKTQSSLTVSAGAAAYF; this is encoded by the coding sequence ATGCGTACCCTGCTCTGCACCCTTGGATTCGCCCTGGCCCTCCTAGGGGCCGCTCCCGCGCATGCCCAGTTCGCCAATCGCAGCCTGGGCCTGTCGCTGGGCTACATGGACTTCAACAACACCAACGGCCTGGATAACGCCTTCTTCCTGGGCATCGACGCCAGCCTCTACATCGAGAGCGGCTTCGAGGTGGTGTCCCTGTCGAAGATTGCCTTCCCGAAGGACACCACGGATGGGGAGGACAAGCGGGTGATCGGGCTCGCCCCGTCGCTGGGCCTGCGCTACCTGTTCTCCGAGGAGTCCATCCGCCCCTACGTCGGCACCGACATCAGCTACCTCCTCGTCTTCAAGGAGAGCGTCAGCAACTTCGTGGGCATCGGTCCCAACGTGGGCATCGACTTCTTCGTGTCGGACTCGGTGAGCGTGGGCCTGCGCGGCCAGTACAACTTCTACCTCGCGCTCAACGAGAAGACGCAGTCGTCGCTGACGGTGTCCGCTGGCGCGGCGGCGTACTTCTAG
- a CDS encoding RDD family protein, with amino-acid sequence MATATDTLLDGTHTVLTPEYVEFRFTLAGIYSRFLAWLLDGLIVAALSMMVMMALSFLMLAFPGFGSALGAVVFFLVEWGYSIALETAWSGQTVGKRVLSLRVIQESGVRIGFYHAALRNLTRPVDRLPLFYLVGGVSALVSGAHQRLGDMLAGTIVVRERRLKVPSALGTTGEEGLLADPLFVSRVKRLSTEERELVLTAALRREELRLEARLRLFAALGARLQDALAMEKPAHLSDEKWTLLVAAALLPPPGTRTAAPRGRALAG; translated from the coding sequence ATGGCCACGGCCACCGACACGCTGCTGGACGGCACCCACACGGTGCTCACCCCCGAGTACGTGGAGTTCCGCTTCACGCTCGCGGGCATCTACTCGCGCTTCCTGGCGTGGCTGCTGGACGGCCTCATCGTCGCCGCCCTCTCGATGATGGTGATGATGGCGCTCAGCTTCCTCATGCTGGCCTTCCCCGGCTTCGGCAGCGCGCTGGGGGCCGTCGTCTTCTTCCTGGTGGAGTGGGGATACTCCATCGCCCTGGAGACGGCGTGGAGCGGGCAGACGGTGGGCAAGAGGGTGCTCTCCCTGCGCGTCATCCAGGAGAGCGGCGTGCGCATCGGCTTCTACCATGCGGCGCTGCGCAACCTGACGCGTCCGGTGGACCGGCTGCCCCTCTTCTACCTGGTGGGTGGAGTCTCGGCGCTCGTCTCCGGCGCCCACCAGCGGCTGGGGGACATGCTGGCCGGCACCATTGTGGTGCGCGAGCGCCGCCTCAAGGTGCCGTCCGCCCTGGGCACCACCGGCGAGGAGGGCCTGCTGGCCGACCCGCTCTTCGTGTCCCGGGTGAAGCGGCTGTCCACCGAGGAGCGCGAGCTGGTGCTCACCGCCGCCCTGCGCCGCGAGGAGCTGCGGCTGGAGGCGCGGCTCCGCCTGTTCGCCGCGCTGGGCGCACGGCTGCAGGACGCGCTGGCCATGGAGAAGCCGGCCCACCTCTCCGACGAGAAGTGGACCCTGCTGGTGGCCGCCGCCCTGCTGCCGCCCCCGGGCACGCGCACCGCGGCGCCTCGGGGCCGGGCACTGGCAGGCTAG